The following are encoded in a window of Methylicorpusculum oleiharenae genomic DNA:
- a CDS encoding UDP-glucose dehydrogenase family protein encodes MKITVFGSGYVGLVTGTCLAEVGNDVICMDVDQVKTEKLKQGIIPIFEPGLDAMVKENQAAGRLRFTSDAKEAVEHGLFQFIAVGTPPDEDGSADLQYVLAVAKSIAEHMEGYRVVIDKSTVPVGTADKVKNRMLEVLKARGKDYEFDVVSNPEFLKEGAAIDDFMKPDRIVIGTDNPRTAELLKALYAPFNRSRERVIAMDVRSAELTKYAANAMLATKISFMNELANLAEKLGADIEHVRQGIGSDSRIGYSFIYPGCGYGGSCFPKDVKALERTAKEVGYHAELLSAVENVNDRQKQRLFEKINDHYQGNVKGKVFALWGLSFKPNTDDMREAPSRVLIDSLIDAGAIVKAYDPEAMEEAERIYGDKSGLVYAKTQNDAFTDADALVIVTEWKQFRSPDFDQLSRHLKDKVIFDGRNMYEPNIVRNSGLSYYAIGR; translated from the coding sequence ATGAAAATTACCGTATTTGGCAGTGGCTATGTGGGCTTGGTAACGGGGACTTGTTTGGCGGAAGTCGGCAATGATGTTATTTGTATGGATGTGGATCAGGTAAAAACAGAAAAGCTGAAACAAGGAATTATTCCTATCTTTGAGCCTGGATTGGACGCCATGGTAAAGGAAAACCAAGCAGCCGGGCGATTACGTTTTACTTCAGATGCAAAGGAAGCGGTTGAACACGGTCTGTTTCAGTTTATTGCCGTTGGCACACCGCCGGATGAAGATGGTTCTGCAGACCTGCAATATGTATTGGCGGTAGCCAAAAGCATCGCAGAACACATGGAAGGTTATCGAGTTGTCATAGATAAGTCGACAGTACCGGTTGGAACCGCAGATAAAGTAAAAAACAGAATGCTGGAGGTATTAAAAGCCCGTGGTAAGGATTATGAGTTTGACGTCGTATCCAATCCCGAGTTTTTGAAAGAAGGTGCAGCTATTGACGATTTTATGAAACCGGATCGTATCGTCATCGGTACAGACAATCCTAGAACTGCGGAATTGCTCAAAGCGTTGTATGCGCCTTTTAATAGAAGTAGGGAACGAGTCATTGCGATGGATGTCCGTTCTGCAGAGTTGACCAAATATGCCGCTAACGCGATGCTGGCGACTAAGATCAGTTTCATGAATGAATTGGCCAATCTGGCTGAAAAATTAGGCGCCGATATCGAGCATGTGCGACAAGGTATAGGTTCCGACAGCAGAATAGGTTACAGCTTTATTTATCCTGGCTGTGGCTATGGCGGTTCGTGTTTTCCTAAAGATGTTAAAGCATTAGAAAGAACCGCCAAGGAAGTTGGGTACCATGCCGAGCTTTTGTCCGCTGTAGAAAATGTCAATGATCGCCAAAAGCAGCGGTTATTTGAAAAAATTAATGATCATTATCAAGGGAATGTGAAGGGTAAAGTATTTGCCTTATGGGGATTGTCATTCAAACCTAATACCGATGATATGAGAGAAGCCCCCAGTCGGGTATTGATCGATTCGTTGATTGATGCCGGTGCCATAGTCAAAGCCTATGATCCCGAAGCCATGGAAGAAGCGGAGCGCATATACGGCGATAAGTCGGGGCTTGTTTATGCCAAAACTCAAAACGATGCATTCACTGACGCAGATGCTCTGGTTATTGTGACGGAGTGGAAGCAGTTCCGTAGTCCTGATTTTGATCAACTCAGCCGCCATTTAAAAGATAAAGTTATCTTCGACGGCCGTAACATGTATGAGCCTAACATTGTTAGAAATAGCGGTCTGAGCTATTACGCCATTGGCCGTTGA
- a CDS encoding ComEA family DNA-binding protein: protein MKYLLALFALITFNAFAEPVNINTADAETIANSLNGIGIKKAEAIIEHRTKEGDFKSVDDLAKVKGIGEKTVEKNKADIILTSSPKK, encoded by the coding sequence ATGAAATATTTATTGGCTTTATTCGCACTCATTACATTCAACGCCTTTGCTGAACCCGTTAACATTAATACCGCAGACGCAGAGACCATTGCCAATTCACTTAATGGTATTGGAATCAAGAAAGCCGAGGCAATAATCGAACATCGAACAAAAGAAGGTGATTTTAAATCGGTTGATGATCTTGCTAAGGTCAAGGGAATCGGTGAAAAAACTGTAGAAAAAAATAAAGCAGATATTATATTGACGAGCTCACCAAAAAAATAA